The DNA window TGGAAAAAGGGATAACTCGCAATGTTTCCAGGGCAATCAATGGTATTACATCTGATGCAGATTCTCGATCCTTAACAGCTCAAACAAAGACCAAAGCCAATGGTGAATTTAGTTTTGAATCGGTTCCCGAAGGCTCGTATACTCTCTACGCTTCTTCAAAAGATTCAAAAGAGCGAGCTGTACATACTTCCCTGCAGGTAGTGAAAGGAAGAACCGTAACCGCCCCAGACTTGCAGCTCACTGCGGTTGGAGATATCAAGGGAAGGATTGTTCTTGATGGTACTGAAACAGGAAATATTGGCTTCATTGTTTTTATTGCTGGTACGTCCTATATGGCGATTACGAATGACAATGGAGATTTTACCATCTCATCAGTTCCCTCAGGAGATGAGTATGTAATTATTATCATGCGCGGTACTGATACCTACCAGTGGTCAGAGACTATAGAAGTTGAAGCAGGAAAGATTACGCAGCTGGGGGCAAAGAATCTGGTCAGTGAAGACTTCCCAGGAATTGTCTCCATCATCTGGAAGGGAGAGCTCACATCAGCTCCCACTAATCCACAGTTGAACTGGGCATACTACAACAGCACTGATAAGATTTCCTATATGTATGATGGCAGTGCTTGGCAAGTGCTTGCTCGTGATGGAATGGTGGGACCTACAGGTCCTACGGGGCCCACTGGGGAACCTGGGGTCTCCATCATTTGGCAGGGAGAACTCACGGATCATCCCGGTGATCCAGAGTTGAATTGGGCTTATTACAACCTCACAGAAGGGAAATCGTATATTTATGATGGTGAGAGCTGGCAGGTACTTGCCCAGGATGGAAATGATGGTATGGACGGTGAGGATGGGAAAACCGCCGTTTGGATTAAATACGACAGTAATCAGGGTGAGAGTGGAACTGTCCCAGATATTGAGTATCTCTACGCTGGAGATTCAACAACGATCAAAAACAATACAGGTAATCTGTCACGAACTGGATATATTTTCTCTGGTTGGAATACTGAAGCAGATGGCACGGGTACCAATTATTCAGTGGAAACCGTTGCTGTGATTGAGGCAAGTTCCACCTTGTATGCGAAGTGGAATCCATTGAGCATGACGGTTACTTTTGATATGCAAGGAGGCTCTCCAGCACCAAATCCAGATCCAGAGTATGATCCAACCAGTAAGATAGTATTCTACAACCAGGAATACGGTATGCTTCCATTGGTCGGACGGAGTGGTTATACGTTTGAAGGATGGTATACTGATACAGGTAGCAAAATTGATAGTACTACTACTGTTACAGCATTGGCTAATCACACGCTGTACGCAAAATATTCTGCAAATTCATACACAGTGTATTTTGATAGCCAAGGTGGTACAACTGATCCTAATGAAATAAGTGTAACGTTTGGCCAAACGTATGGGACGCTCCCAACAGTTGAACGGGAAGGCTATAACTTCCTTGGATGGAATAAAGCATCTACAGGTACGGGTATGATGGTTTTGATTGATACAACTGTAGCTGAATACTGCGATCATACATTGTATGCGATATGGAAGGGTGAATCCTATGGTGTGATACTTGATAAGCAAGAGGGCAGTGGAGGTTCAGATGCAGTTACCGCTACCTTCGGATCTATGATGCCCTCTGCCACAAAACCTTCAAAAACCAACTATATCTTCAAAGGGTATTTTGATGAGAAAAACGGACATGGGAAGCAGTATTATAGTGAGTCTATGACAAGTACATGCGAATGGGACAAGAGTACTCCTTCCACTTTATATGCTTGGTGGGTATTTGATACGTTCATTGGGCCGGCTGGTGGGTTGGTGTTTTACGATAACCCTAACTATTCCGATGATGGCTGGAGATATTTGG is part of the uncultured Sphaerochaeta sp. genome and encodes:
- a CDS encoding InlB B-repeat-containing protein — protein: MSSCKAGRFFVVFLAVAVWMLIGCEMAIDEPSTGRVVGKAIFLNNDSHEDIIVSLEILEKGITRNVSRAINGITSDADSRSLTAQTKTKANGEFSFESVPEGSYTLYASSKDSKERAVHTSLQVVKGRTVTAPDLQLTAVGDIKGRIVLDGTETGNIGFIVFIAGTSYMAITNDNGDFTISSVPSGDEYVIIIMRGTDTYQWSETIEVEAGKITQLGAKNLVSEDFPGIVSIIWKGELTSAPTNPQLNWAYYNSTDKISYMYDGSAWQVLARDGMVGPTGPTGPTGEPGVSIIWQGELTDHPGDPELNWAYYNLTEGKSYIYDGESWQVLAQDGNDGMDGEDGKTAVWIKYDSNQGESGTVPDIEYLYAGDSTTIKNNTGNLSRTGYIFSGWNTEADGTGTNYSVETVAVIEASSTLYAKWNPLSMTVTFDMQGGSPAPNPDPEYDPTSKIVFYNQEYGMLPLVGRSGYTFEGWYTDTGSKIDSTTTVTALANHTLYAKYSANSYTVYFDSQGGTTDPNEISVTFGQTYGTLPTVEREGYNFLGWNKASTGTGMMVLIDTTVAEYCDHTLYAIWKGESYGVILDKQEGSGGSDAVTATFGSMMPSATKPSKTNYIFKGYFDEKNGHGKQYYSESMTSTCEWDKSTPSTLYAWWVFDTFIGPAGGLVFYDNPNYSDDGWRYLEAASSDISLDGSNYDYIFGFFRYQPTADNVYVGTNAEIGTGKANTTSLIDKMKFSAYVSSSTDNVTTTPNYAAMLCNTYDQGIATDWFLPSKDELDLMYEHLKRQGLGGFSDTKYWTSTEYTAGGAWNQHFRYGIQEFGARGIDGRVRPIRAY